CGCGTACACGGTGCGGTACACGCGCTCGTTCTTCAACGCCGAAAAGAACGATTCCGCCATGGCGTTGTCCCAACACACGCCAGTTCGTCCCATCGAAGACCGCATCCCCAGCCGGGCCACCAGCGCCCGATAGTCCGCGGAGGTATAAACACTTCCGCGGTCCGAATGAAAAATCGCGCCTGGCTCAATCTGGGTGGTCGCTACCGCATTCCGGAGCGCGTCCTCGACCAACTCGGTACGCATGTGATCAGCGATCGACCAGCCCACAACTTTCTTCGAATAGCAGTCAATCACGGTCGCCAAATAGATGAACCCCTGCCACGAGGGAATGTAAGTAATATCGCCCACGAATTTGCGGCCAGGCCGGTCAGCGGTGAACGCCCGCTGCACGAGGTCTGGCATGCCCTCGGCGGCCTCTCGATCCGCCAGCGTCGTCGTTCGGAACGGGCGCGGTTGACAGGCCACCAGGCCCTCGTCACGCATGATCTGTCGCACCAGCTCTGGCGAGCACTCCGTCCCCTCCGCGGTCAGATCAGCGTGAATCCGCCGGTACCCGTAGGTCTGGTCCGATGCGTCGAAGAAGTACCGGATCCGGGAGGTCAGCGCCGCCCTGCGGGTCGCGGTCGCCGATAACGGGCGGCCGCGCCAGTGATAGAACCCGGAACGAGAAACTGCCAGCCACACGCACATCCGCGCGATCGATGGCGCGCCTGGCTCGCGGGCATAGGAGTCAATAAACTCATACTTCGCCACTATCGTGGCTCCCTCGCGAAGTACGCTGCTGCTTTTTTTAGGAACGCGGCCTCGGTGCGCAGTTCCCGGTTCTCGCGTTCGAGTTCTCGTAACCGGGCTCGTTCATCGAGAGTCAAATCGCCCTCCGGTTCTCCGGTGGCGTGCTCGGCCCGGTACTTCTTGAGCCAGCCGCGGAGGGTTTCGGCGCCGACACCGTATTCCTCGGCTACCGTCTTGACGGCCTTCGAGGTGGTGATCACCTCGCGGCATAACTCGTCCTTGAATTCCTGACTGAATCGTCGTCGTGTTGCAGACATTCTGCGGATTCCTCATTTCAGTGTTCCCCCGAAATGCTACGGGGCTCACTGTCCGAAATCTCCACAGCACTCCAGTTCGATCGTCGACTTTTTACTCGGAGTTGCCCCGCCACCTGTTGGAAATCGTCTTCATCTTGACCATCGCCGCGCTCACTTTCGTCTTGTTCGCCACCTCGTCGGCAGAAGCCGCATTATCTACTTTGGGCGTGTTTGCAGCCGCTTCGGTTCGGTTACTACCAATGCTCAACGGGCTGTCTGGGACGATGACCATGATTCGTATCGGGCAGCCGGGATTGCATTTATTGGCAGAGGAGGTCGAGCGATTGGACAGCGTCGAGGAATACCAAGAGACTCCTCGAACGAGTGAGCGCTACCGTGGCGATATTGAAATTGACAACGTGGTCTTCCAATTCGAAGACGCGAGCGAGCCAGTCGTCAACGGCGTCTCGATGGATATCCGCGACGGTGAAATGGTCGCGCTCGTTGGGTCGAGCGGAGCGGGGAAGAGTACCGTTCTTGACCTTTTGATCGGACTCTTCGAACCCACGCGAGGGGAAATTAGATGTGGTGGTCGGAGGATCGACGACGACCCGGCGGCGTGGAACTTGTCTCTCGCGATCGTTCCACAAGACGTATTTCTGATCGATGATTCGATTCGACGAAACATTGCGTTCGGGGACCGTGAAAGCGAAATAAACGACGAACGAATGCAGGTTGCTATCGAGGCTGCACAGTTGGGCCAATTAATTAGTGAGCTTGAAGACGGGCTTGACACTCGCGTCGGCGAACGAGGTGTGCGACTTTCGGGTGGCCAACGCCAGCGACTCGGAATCGCCCGAGCGCTTTACCGAGAACCATCTGTGCTCATCCTCGACGAAGCTACCTCGGCCCTCGACAACGCTACGGAGGCTCTCATCGCTGAGACGATTGAGACGCTGAAGGGCAAGCTCACCATCATTGTCGTCGCGCATCGCCTATCCACGGTGAAGAACGCTGATCGCATTTACTTCATGAAAGATGGGAAGGTTGAATCCGAAGGGACGTTTGGCGATTTGACCACGACCAATTCGGACTTCGCTAAGCTCGTCGAATTGGGAAAGTTACCTGAATGAACAACGTCGAATCGGGGTCAAGCCCGCGACCCGAGGTCGTCATCATTGCGCCTGTAATACCCGATGAGAACACGCAGGGATTAGCGGGACGATACCTGCTCGACCTCGTGGCGGCACTGGACAGTTTCAATCCGTTGATCTTTTCTCCGGACACCATGAGGAATCGAAGGACTGCGGCACGCGGTGCGCCAAGGCACCGGCTCGTCGAGCTGAACGCGAAACCTGGAACGAGGCGACAAGTTCGACCGTTAACATCGCCCCTTCCTGCGCACCGAGGATTCGCCCGAGCGTTGCTTGAAGACCCTGAAATCGTGGCGATTATGGATAACGCGCGAGTCATCGAACTATATGGGTTGGAATCCACACCTTTGGCGATGTCACTTCGTAAGCGCTTCCCCTCCGCACGGATTACTGTGACTCTTCCCGACGTGGCGACCGATCGCTCCACGACACCGCCCGGGGTAGCGTCACGGAAATTCGCCCGCGCGGAACGCCGCGCCAGCGGTGTCGCAGACACTGTCATTACATTCAGCCCGGAAGCTCGTTCGCGATTGGCCGAGGTGAACAACGCGACCGTAATATTTCCACCGTTTATGGCGCGCAGTGCAGCTTCGTTCGATCCGAGTGCAGCTCACCAGCGGGCTGAGAATCACTACCCGGTACCCGCCGACGAGCGCTTCGACGATGTGGATTCGTGGATCCGTCATCGGTTTGGGTGGAAGCAGTTCAAGCGGAGGGTCCACGCCGTCTATGGTCCTGACGTTAGCTGTGATGCTGGCGAAAGTCCTACGCATCGCGAACCAACGTTTGCGTTGAGCGTTGTAATTCCGGTGTACAACGGAGAACACGGCCTGAGCGATCAGCTCGATTCATTGGCAATGCAGCCAGAAGCCGACGAGCTGGATGTCGTGATTGCGGACAATGGATCGACGGATCGATCAGCAACTGTCGCGCAGGCATATGCAAACGCGTTCGGTGCATTCCGGGTCGTTGACGCATCCGCTGCCCGGGGCCCCTCGCACGCACGCAACATCGGTGCGTTAATGGCTAGAGGCCGCGACATTTTGTTCGTCGACGCCGATGACGAGTTGCGGATGGGGTATGTAAGTGCCATGAGGAGTGCGCTTGAGCGGCACGTTCTCGTGGGTTCCGTACCGCTGTTGAGCATGCCGGGTGAGGCTCCACCTCCGATCCCAAAGGAGCCCAAATCACTCCGTCCTGGCCCCTTCTGGTTTCCCGAATACGCATTGGGAGGCGCGCTCGGCGTGCGACGCGAAACTATGCTGGAGGCTGGTGGCTTTGACGAATCATTTCGAGGTCATGAAGAGGTCGATTTTTGTGGACGCATACAGCAGCTTGGATACGAAATGGTGGGCGTCCCAACTGCGGTGTATGACTATCGGCAACGTTCAACGTTGCGAGACGCTTTTCGGCAATATCAGCATTATGGTCATACGTCGATTCAACTTTGGGTAAAGCACCACGAAGAGATCGAGCTCCAAAGCATTAGCTTGCGCTCGACGGTGCGACCGATGGTTCGGGCGGCACTTCGAACAATATCTTCTACGGACCGTATTTCGCTCGAGCAGAATATTCGAGGTGTAGGCTGGATGCTCGGCACGGTTGGGGGGCACTTGCGTTATCGTGTGTTTGGGAGCATTCCTAATTCCAAACTGATCAATAATTTCAAATCTGTAGACGAGTAAGTGCGCTTCTCTGCCAGAGTGAACGAAAGGTCAATGTTGTGAAAATGCCAACAGTTCAGGGTCTTTACAATATTACCAGTGGAGTCGGGTTTACCAGTTCGGAACTGAATTCATTACCTGGGCCGTATCGAGTGGATAAGTTAGCGAAGTCTGGGGTCCGACTTCAGCCGGTGCCCCCATTGCAGTTGAAGTCCCTCAAGAAGATCCGTGATGTCGTCGAGCATCGATCGGGGATGTCCATCGACGTTCCGCTCCGCGCGCTCGTGCGCTCTCCTGCCGCCGACGCGCTTTTATGTGTCCTTGAACAACACGCCGTCCTCCCGGCGAAGCTCCGCAAGAGGCGACTGCCTCCATACAGGAGGATGAGGCTTGCCACGATTTCTTGTTGGTGGGCCGAGGAAATTCAAGCAGGATCCACCGCGCGGATCCAAGAAATT
This DNA window, taken from Gulosibacter molinativorax, encodes the following:
- a CDS encoding glycosyltransferase family 2 protein; its protein translation is MLEDPEIVAIMDNARVIELYGLESTPLAMSLRKRFPSARITVTLPDVATDRSTTPPGVASRKFARAERRASGVADTVITFSPEARSRLAEVNNATVIFPPFMARSAASFDPSAAHQRAENHYPVPADERFDDVDSWIRHRFGWKQFKRRVHAVYGPDVSCDAGESPTHREPTFALSVVIPVYNGEHGLSDQLDSLAMQPEADELDVVIADNGSTDRSATVAQAYANAFGAFRVVDASAARGPSHARNIGALMARGRDILFVDADDELRMGYVSAMRSALERHVLVGSVPLLSMPGEAPPPIPKEPKSLRPGPFWFPEYALGGALGVRRETMLEAGGFDESFRGHEEVDFCGRIQQLGYEMVGVPTAVYDYRQRSTLRDAFRQYQHYGHTSIQLWVKHHEEIELQSISLRSTVRPMVRAALRTISSTDRISLEQNIRGVGWMLGTVGGHLRYRVFGSIPNSKLINNFKSVDE
- a CDS encoding ABC transporter ATP-binding protein — translated: MTIAALTFVLFATSSAEAALSTLGVFAAASVRLLPMLNGLSGTMTMIRIGQPGLHLLAEEVERLDSVEEYQETPRTSERYRGDIEIDNVVFQFEDASEPVVNGVSMDIRDGEMVALVGSSGAGKSTVLDLLIGLFEPTRGEIRCGGRRIDDDPAAWNLSLAIVPQDVFLIDDSIRRNIAFGDRESEINDERMQVAIEAAQLGQLISELEDGLDTRVGERGVRLSGGQRQRLGIARALYREPSVLILDEATSALDNATEALIAETIETLKGKLTIIVVAHRLSTVKNADRIYFMKDGKVESEGTFGDLTTTNSDFAKLVELGKLPE
- a CDS encoding IS3 family transposase (programmed frameshift), whose amino-acid sequence is MSATRRRFSQEFKDELCREVITTSKAVKTVAEEYGVGAETLRGWLKKYRAEHATGEPEGDLTLDERARLRELERENRELRTEAAFLKKAAGVLREGATIVAKYEFIDSYAREPGAPSIARMCVWLAVSRSGFYHWRGRPLSATATRRAALTSRIRYFFDASDQTYGYRRIHADLTAEGTECSPELVRQIMRDEGLVACQPRPFRTTTLADREAAEGMPDLVQRAFTADRPGRKFVGDITYIPSWQGFIYLATVIDCYSKKVVGWSIADHMRTELVEDALRNAVATTQIEPGAIFHSDRGSVYTSADYRALVARLGMRSSMGRTGVCWDNAMAESFFSALKNERVYRTVYATKQQARRDVINYIEGFYNSRRRHSALGYQYPNDVHYSYRQLALAA